The Diprion similis isolate iyDipSimi1 chromosome 11, iyDipSimi1.1, whole genome shotgun sequence genome includes a region encoding these proteins:
- the LOC124412635 gene encoding ethanolamine kinase isoform X2, translating into MILIRVYGHKTDLFIDRTAETRNIRLMHAAGYTHCLYATFNNGLAYQFLPGDTLTVDSVRSPPIYKLVAKRLAEMHKLNPIHPEISTEPFIWDKIEKFMRIMPKSFSDKEKQDKFKKIIRPYVELEKQYQLLRNELSKLDNVVVFAHNDLLLGNVLHNVKENTVTFIDYEYSAYNYQAYDIANHFAEFVGLDVPDYSLYPDETLQRDWLRLYLEEYNGSPDVTENEIKKLYIQVNKFLLLSHFFWGCWSLIQSEHSLIGFDFLEYASIRFNEFFKQKDQLFVSE; encoded by the exons ATGATTTTGATACGGGTCTATGGCCataaaacagatctgtttatCGACCGCACAGCAGAAACTAGAAACATCCGG CTGATGCATGCAGCGGGCTACACTCATTGCTTGTATGCTACGTTCAACAACGGACTTGCCTATCAATTCCTTCCAGGGGATACGCTTACTGTTGACAGCGTCCGCAGCCCGCCCATTTATAAGTTGGTGGCCAAGAGATTGGCTGAGATGCATAAGCTCAATCCCATTCATCCAGAGATAAGTACAGAGCCGTTCATAtgggataaaattgaaaagttcatgcgTATTATGCCCAAGTCGTTCTCTGACAAAGAGAAGCAGGACAA attcaaaAAGATAATACGGCCCTATGTGGAACTAGAAAAGCAATACCAATTGTTGAGGAATGAGCTTTCGAAACTTGACAACGTTGTCGTTTTTGCACATAATGATCTCTTATTAGGCAATGTACTTCACAATGTCAAGGAAAATACCGTCACATTTATAGATTATGAGTATTCCGCTTATAACTATCAAGCCTATGACATTGCTAACCACTTTGCTGAATTCGTTG GTCTGGATGTGCCAGATTACTCATTGTACCCAGACGAGACTCTGCAGAGAGATTGGCTTAGATTGTATCTTGAGGAATACAATGGCAGTCCAGATGTcacagaaaatgaaataaaaaaattgtacattcaAGTTAATAAATTCTTGCTTTTGAGCCACTTCTTTTGGGGCTGCTGGTCTCTTATACAAAGTGAACATTCGCTCATTGGCTTTGATTTTTTAGA
- the LOC124412637 gene encoding gem-associated protein 6-like — MTDDKRKFLHKIYKNDPIALKSYVNKTVSIKTKDGCSYSGVVYTIDPVSESFILANPSCDKQNLKIIMGHAIDNMEVHAETETNVLDLFLSSSEDMPESVVMRRKIAVRELLLENRFPVTENGKILNIEGILSIEPPYDEQHCSSTNEIVLVRIQELISSVVV, encoded by the exons ATGACTGATGATAAGCGgaaatttttgcacaaaatttACAAGAATGATCCAATCGCATTGAAAAGTTACGTAAATAAGACCGTTTCGATTAAAACTAAAGATGGTTGCAGTTACTCAGGTGTTGTTTACACGATAGATCCGGTATCAGAAAG CTTTATTTTGGCAAATCCGTCCTGCGACAAACAGAACCTGAAGATAATAATGGGACATGCAATTGACAATATGGAAGTACACGCAGAGACTGAAACAAATGTActggatttatttttatcatccaGCGAAGATATGCCAGAATCTGTTGTTATGCGGAGAAAGATTGCTGTCAGAGAATTGCTATTAGAAAATCGATTTCCTGTTACGGAAAACGGTAAGATCTTGAACATCGAGGGAATACTCTCGATAGAGCCACCATATGATGAACAACATTGCTCGAGCACTAATGAAATTGTTTTAGTACGAATACAAGAGCTAATTTCTAGCGTTGTTGTATga
- the LOC124412635 gene encoding ethanolamine kinase 1 isoform X1, with protein sequence MAEVHKEPHFDIFIDGEKLNEGAAEIVKLLRPTWPIDEYQFKLFTNGISNKLVGVWCEDLYDEMILIRVYGHKTDLFIDRTAETRNIRLMHAAGYTHCLYATFNNGLAYQFLPGDTLTVDSVRSPPIYKLVAKRLAEMHKLNPIHPEISTEPFIWDKIEKFMRIMPKSFSDKEKQDKFKKIIRPYVELEKQYQLLRNELSKLDNVVVFAHNDLLLGNVLHNVKENTVTFIDYEYSAYNYQAYDIANHFAEFVGLDVPDYSLYPDETLQRDWLRLYLEEYNGSPDVTENEIKKLYIQVNKFLLLSHFFWGCWSLIQSEHSLIGFDFLEYASIRFNEFFKQKDQLFVSE encoded by the exons ATGGCAGAAGTTCACAAGGAACCTCACTTCGACATCTTTATTGATGGAGAGAAATTAAATGAAGGCGCAGCAGAAATTGTTAAACTTCTCCGACCCACATGGCCCATTGACGAATATCAGTTCAAG CTTTTCACGAATGGGATATCTAACAAGCTCGTTGGTGTCTGGTGTGAAGATCTCTACGATGAGATGATTTTGATACGGGTCTATGGCCataaaacagatctgtttatCGACCGCACAGCAGAAACTAGAAACATCCGG CTGATGCATGCAGCGGGCTACACTCATTGCTTGTATGCTACGTTCAACAACGGACTTGCCTATCAATTCCTTCCAGGGGATACGCTTACTGTTGACAGCGTCCGCAGCCCGCCCATTTATAAGTTGGTGGCCAAGAGATTGGCTGAGATGCATAAGCTCAATCCCATTCATCCAGAGATAAGTACAGAGCCGTTCATAtgggataaaattgaaaagttcatgcgTATTATGCCCAAGTCGTTCTCTGACAAAGAGAAGCAGGACAA attcaaaAAGATAATACGGCCCTATGTGGAACTAGAAAAGCAATACCAATTGTTGAGGAATGAGCTTTCGAAACTTGACAACGTTGTCGTTTTTGCACATAATGATCTCTTATTAGGCAATGTACTTCACAATGTCAAGGAAAATACCGTCACATTTATAGATTATGAGTATTCCGCTTATAACTATCAAGCCTATGACATTGCTAACCACTTTGCTGAATTCGTTG GTCTGGATGTGCCAGATTACTCATTGTACCCAGACGAGACTCTGCAGAGAGATTGGCTTAGATTGTATCTTGAGGAATACAATGGCAGTCCAGATGTcacagaaaatgaaataaaaaaattgtacattcaAGTTAATAAATTCTTGCTTTTGAGCCACTTCTTTTGGGGCTGCTGGTCTCTTATACAAAGTGAACATTCGCTCATTGGCTTTGATTTTTTAGA